The Herbaspirillum sp. RTI4 genome has a segment encoding these proteins:
- the mutM gene encoding bifunctional DNA-formamidopyrimidine glycosylase/DNA-(apurinic or apyrimidinic site) lyase has protein sequence MPELPEVEVTRRGVAPYLDGQTVTGVVMRRSGLRWPFPVGLESTLVGQTIRRTGRRGKYLLIEFDHGTLLIHLGMSGHLRVLPLDVAPGKHDHFDLLVGAKLVRMTDPRRFGAVLWHALADGAVGEHLLLRGLGCEPLEDGFTALHLHRATRKRSASVKQVLMAGDIVVGVGNIYASESLFTARINPKTAAQRISLARYELLVAAIRATLAAAIEQGGSTLRDFIAVNGQSGYFQQNYFTYDRAGLPCRVCGSEIRQIKQGQRSTFYCVNCQR, from the coding sequence ATGCCAGAACTGCCAGAAGTAGAAGTTACCCGACGCGGCGTTGCACCGTATCTTGACGGCCAGACCGTCACCGGCGTGGTCATGCGCCGTAGTGGTTTGCGCTGGCCTTTTCCGGTCGGACTGGAATCGACCCTTGTCGGCCAGACCATTCGGCGCACGGGACGGCGCGGCAAATATTTGCTTATCGAATTCGACCACGGCACTTTACTGATCCATCTGGGCATGTCCGGCCATTTACGTGTATTGCCGCTGGACGTCGCGCCCGGCAAGCACGATCATTTCGATTTACTGGTGGGAGCGAAACTGGTACGCATGACCGATCCGCGTCGCTTCGGAGCCGTGCTATGGCATGCGCTTGCTGACGGGGCTGTCGGTGAACATCTGCTGCTGCGCGGACTGGGTTGCGAGCCGCTGGAAGACGGTTTCACCGCGCTGCATTTGCACCGCGCAACGCGCAAGCGCAGCGCCTCTGTCAAACAGGTGCTGATGGCGGGCGACATCGTGGTGGGCGTCGGCAATATTTACGCCTCGGAAAGTTTATTCACGGCGCGCATCAATCCCAAAACGGCGGCGCAGCGCATCAGTCTGGCGCGTTATGAGTTACTGGTTGCGGCGATTCGCGCCACGCTGGCAGCGGCAATCGAGCAGGGTGGCAGCACCTTGCGCGATTTCATTGCGGTGAATGGCCAGTCGGGTTATTTCCAGCAAAACTATTTCACTTATGATCGGGCCGGTCTGCCTTGTCGCGTGTGCGGCAGTGAAATCCGACAGATCAAGCAAGGGCAGCGCTCGACCTTTTACTGCGTGAATTGTCAGCGATGA
- the mutY gene encoding A/G-specific adenine glycosylase has product MKRVIDGSDVVNDYADASFSTAVIGWQKTHGRHALPWQNTRDAYRIWLSEIMLQQTQVTAVIPYYQRFLESFPDVATLAAAPSEAVMALWSGLGYYTRARNLHRCAQRVVAEYGGLFPSDPELLADLPGIGRSTAAAIAAFSYGKRAAILDGNVKRVFARVFGVEGYPGSKAVEDLLWRRAVALLPSENIESYTQGLMDLGATLCTRSRPACGNCPLQARCVAFASDRVSELPIRKPKKALREKSTAMLLLVDQGHVLLEQRPDSGIWGGLLSLPEIAASTAADDAVFDTALALIVARFGEMDDYCKLQPFSHTFTHFKLHIAPYRITLARRLHQAAEAGYLWYPQHKLHAAPLPAPVKKLLLELFGEADLLTPLN; this is encoded by the coding sequence ATGAAGCGGGTTATTGATGGTTCTGATGTCGTCAATGATTATGCCGATGCCTCCTTTTCCACCGCCGTTATCGGCTGGCAAAAAACGCATGGACGGCACGCCTTGCCCTGGCAAAACACGCGGGATGCCTATCGCATCTGGCTGTCTGAAATCATGCTGCAGCAGACGCAGGTGACGGCGGTGATTCCTTATTACCAGCGTTTCCTGGAAAGCTTTCCCGATGTGGCGACGCTGGCGGCCGCACCGTCGGAAGCGGTGATGGCGCTGTGGAGCGGCCTCGGTTATTACACCCGGGCGCGTAATCTGCACCGCTGCGCGCAGCGTGTTGTGGCGGAATACGGTGGCCTGTTTCCTTCCGATCCTGAGCTGCTGGCGGATTTGCCGGGCATAGGCCGCTCAACAGCCGCGGCGATTGCCGCGTTTTCCTACGGCAAGCGGGCGGCGATCCTGGATGGCAACGTCAAGCGCGTGTTTGCGCGGGTATTCGGCGTCGAGGGTTATCCCGGTTCCAAAGCGGTGGAGGATTTGCTGTGGCGGCGCGCCGTGGCTTTGCTGCCCTCCGAAAATATCGAATCGTATACGCAAGGTTTGATGGACTTGGGGGCGACGCTTTGTACCCGCTCACGTCCGGCCTGTGGCAATTGCCCGCTGCAAGCCCGTTGCGTGGCGTTTGCCAGCGACCGGGTGAGTGAGTTGCCGATACGCAAACCGAAAAAAGCCTTGCGCGAAAAATCGACGGCGATGCTGTTGCTGGTCGATCAGGGTCACGTTTTACTGGAGCAGCGACCCGATAGCGGGATTTGGGGCGGCTTGCTGTCGTTGCCGGAGATTGCTGCGTCCACGGCAGCTGACGATGCCGTATTCGATACGGCGCTGGCGTTAATCGTAGCGCGTTTCGGCGAGATGGATGATTACTGCAAATTACAGCCGTTTTCACATACGTTCACGCACTTTAAGCTGCATATAGCACCTTACCGGATCACGCTGGCGCGCCGTCTGCATCAGGCGGCTGAGGCCGGTTATCTCTGGTATCCGCAGCACAAATTGCATGCTGCGCCATTGCCGGCACCGGTTAAAAAATTGTTGCTGGAGTTATTTGGCGAAGCCGATTTGCTGACGCCTCTGAATTAA